The DNA sequence AGTGTGAACAGGCCAATGAGTTGGGCGCCATCAACAGCACGCTGAGGTACCTGGCCCAGACTGCGCTGCTGCATCAGTATTCTTTGGCTTCAACATGAATGAAACTGAGTTGTAGATGTGCCAGATTAATTCCTTTTCAAAGATCATGTTTGGCTGCTGCCAACAGATCAAGGTCTCTCAATATTTCCAACATCTGCCAACAAGTTCTAACATTATGATCATATCTCTCTGAATGTTACAACTTGTTGGCAGATGTTGGAAACAAGTTCAAACATGAATATTTCTCACGTTTTTGCAGACACAATATCTCcatgtttaaatgtaaaaacatgttaaaatcATCTTCTGTAAGAAGTCTCTGCTCCTGTCGACTTCTTTCAGCAACCAGAGTAAAGAAGCGTTTGCTGATTGGGCGAGACACGATGACGCCCAGGATCACTTCTGTGAGCTGGATGGTGAGCCTCCCCTCTGACTGATGGTCGACAACatgaaccctgaaccctgaccatcatgacgtgtgtgtgtgtgtgtgtgtgtgtgtgtgtgtgtgtgtgtgtgtgtgtgtgtgtgtgtgtgtgtgtgtgtgtgtgtgtgtgtgtgtgtgtgtgtgtgtgtgtgtgtgtgtgtgtgtgtgtgtgtgtgttagatgaAACCTCACCGGATGCAGAGTACGTGGATCTGCTGTTGAATCCAGAACGTTACACTGGGTACAAGGGTCCTCCAGCCTGGAGGGTCTGGAACAGCATCTATGAGGAGAACTGCTTCaagtgaggacacacacacacacacactctctgaggTTAATACTAATGGTATTAACTAATGGTGTTAATACTGTTGATGATTGGGTATTGATAAAGCAGTGGTGACAGCTCTGCCAGATGATCTGTCACCATTatgattgattattgattgCTGTTCCTGGACAGGCCCAGATCAGTGTATCGTCCACTGAACCCTCTGGCTCCGAGCAGAGGTGAGTCTGATCATGATCAATAGATTGTGTGCAGTGCGCAGGTTCTTACCTGTGTTGGCTATTGATCACTAACACCATTGATCTTTgggaagctgctgatgatcaatcctctctttttctgttttcaggaGATGATAATGGTGAGTCACATTACATTCGAATTAAACTCAGATTACATTTAGAAGAAGGTGACCTTGGGTTCTTTCACCTTCATTGATGTTGCTCTGTTCTCTGGTTGCAGGAGAAGGTTTCTACAAGTGGCTTGAAGGTAACGTCATGGCTTCTAATTCACAGCTCAAACACCGAAAGCATCTGAACAAGAGACGAGATTTCACATCCATTTTTTGGGAGAAACTTAGTCTTACAAAGACAGTAGTTTAGTTTAATccagaaaaattaaaaatgtgtacTTTCAATCTGACCCACTTCAAGTCAAATGTTTGATTCTGGAGTGgtcaacagggggcgctgcgtTCGCAATATTGGTTGGTATTGGGATGTTGGAAAATGAGTGAGTGTTGCCTGGCAACGCTGTCAGCTGACATGATCTCTGTCGTTATGTAGTTGGCTGTTTCTGAAGATGCATTTCGTGTCTGCAGGTCTGTGTTTGGAGAAGCGGGTCTTCTACCGGCTCATCTCCGGCCTCCACAGCAGCATTAACATCCACCTGTGTGGAGATCACCTGCTGGATGGTACGACCCTCTCAAACATCCCACCTATCTAAAGAGCGCTCGAATATCTGACTTTTGCTTCCTCAGAGGGGTGGGGACGTTCAGTTTGGGGTCCAGACCTCCAAGAGTTCAGACGGCGTTTTGACATGGGGGAGACCAAAGGTGAGGGCACACGGCGTCTGAAGAACctgtacttcctgttcctgatcGAGCTGCGGGCGCTCTACAAAGTGGTGCCGTACTTTGAGCGAGCGATCGTCGGCCtttacacaggaaacagtcgggAGGATAGAGCcaccaaagagctgctgctggagctgctcagcGAGATCAAGTAAGAACCCACAGCAACCTAGGAACCAGCAGCTTGACTTGTGGTTGGTACCAAAGGGCTGAGGTCTGCCGTCATAGCTCTGGAGATTTGGTGGCTGTTGATGAAGCTTTTCCATCACATCTTCATTCCAAACTCTGAATCTAACATCTCTTCGTTTCCTTCAGAGCTTTTCCAATGCACTTTGATGAGAAATCCATGTTTGCTGGacacaagatggaggccaagacTCTAAAGGTGAGCTACAGCCTTCCAGTCTGGGCAgtcagaacctgcaggagatccaCCTGAGGGTTcctgttttcttccctttcaGGAGGAGTTCCGCCTCCATTTTAAGAACATCTCCAGGATCATGGACTGTGTCGGCTGCAGTAAATGTCGTCTGTGGGGGAAACTGCAGGTGAGCTAAAtccacaggaggagaaggacaaTACAGCTGTCAGGACCTGTGGCGCAGTCAATGCTGATGACTGATGCCAACGGTTCACCTCAGATGGTTGTGCTGTGTGTCTTGTGCAGATTCAGGGTTTGGGTACAGCGCTGAAGATCCTCTTCTCTGAAAAGGAGATTCAGAAGCTTCCAGAACACAGCCCCTCTAAAGGCTTCCAGCTGACGCGTCAAGAGATTGTGGCCTTAATAAATGCCTTTGGCAGGTAAACTCGCACAGCTGGGCTGTCATCTTCAAATCAGAGGTCTGAGTTATTTTTGAAGCGATGTTTAACGGCAGCAGGAagaatttaacatttaaaactgaACAGAACTTTTATTTACTAGCTACACAGAACTTGTTACCACTACAGACATTCAGTGGTTTCTTaaccgaaacacacacactctctgaggTTAACCACTGATCTTAACTGAAGCTGTGAAGGAAGCAGTGGTTATGTAAATTCTAATTATAAATGATATTATGTTATAAATggtaataaaatataataatttgAGAAAAATCCCAAGAACACAGGAAATAATTTCAAACTGATGTGTTTCTGTTAGAGGCGTTAATCTGTGGACAAGCTCTAATGATGACTTAATGTCAGGTTGCAGTTAATAGTTTACATTGCAGTGATTAAGATGAGGTCTTATTTGAATAAGAATGTTCCTGTGTTGAGTTATTGAGCTGTGAATGTCCATTCTGTGAATCTCTTTCTTACTTGACTCAAGTCTGAACAATGACTATATTAACTTTATGCTGGACATATTACTGATTCTCATTCATCTGACAGAATTATATGTTACGAATTAAGCTTCTAACTGCACTAAACTAACATTAGTTAAGCTAATTGGATGGATCACACATGACGGGGCAGTCAGGCTTGGTTGCTCTGATGCGCTTTCACAATGTTGAGAATAATATAGTAGAACTCCGATTAGGGAGCATAATGATTTAAATATGGGTAATTACAAAGGCCTTACCAGTAGGTTTATGTAGCCACAAACCATCTATTGGCTGAGTTCTAGACATCTCTTTCACCATGTTAGCCTAAGAAAGTGAGTCTTTTTGGGCCCAGTGGAAGCAGGTGACTAACGCCATTTGCAGTACCACCATTTGGCCAGGCGGGTTTACTCTTCAACCTCAGGGGCGCTTCCTGTTTCCAGATCTCTATGATCCATGGTTGTTCCTGTCAGTGGGGGCATGAGtgtctgctcctcacctgctctctgcccctCAGGTTGTCCACCAGTATACACCAACTCCACAACTTccgcctgctgctggaggagaagaggtaACAGCAAGTTACAGGTGGAGCAGCTTGCAGAAGTCTAGCAGAGAAACCAGCGTCAGTTCAACACTGAATCTCTCATCTGTGTCCATAAATAACCTTTATCTAAACAACAATGGCCACCCACATTTTCCTGCAACAAAAATCAATCCAGAATATTCAGCACTTTGCACTTCCTGACTGGATATCAGATTGGTCCACCCTCTCTACAGAAACTCCTCCCTCTTTGGTTTAAGACCCTCCCTCTCTGCAAAAGCCTTTGTTAAAGATCCCTCTTCTGCACATAAACCACCCCTTCATCTTAAGACCCTGACCCCGCTGTAGAAAACTTCGCGTTTCTGCAGAAGCCTCTCCCTCTTCAATTTTGCACACTCCCTCATTGCTGATGCGCCTCCCTCTTCAGTTTAGAAACCTTCCTCTCCATAGAAGCTCCTCTTCTGGCAGGAAGCCCTCCACCTACTCTCTGCAGGAGGTTAAAGACCATTTCTGGACATGGTTAATGTGTGTCGTCAGTTTAGCGTGTTTCAATAAAGTTTTGACAGATGTCTGTTTGCACCAAAGATGTTAAAGTCGATCCGTTGTTTGATCATTTCTAATCATTTTGAAGTTAAAATTTTACTGGattttgtttcagtgtttcAGAGATGAACGGTAGTCATTCTAAAACTTGATCTAAATCTAAGTGAATAAATCTTCTGAATTTCCAATCTCAGCTTCTTTCTGTCTGGAGCTCGAAAGGTACCATAATCAAGAGTAATTATCTGGACCAAAATCCATAAATGATCTGTGTTGTGATGATCAGAATATTGATCAGTAGTGAATAAATCTGAAGGTGAGAGGGAGGTCTTCACCAGTTTAATTTGCAGCTCCAGTGCTAATTTCTGTATTGTGCAAGTTAGCATCCTGAAAAGCCATCAAAACAAGTGGtttgcatgatgggaaatccACACAAGTTGTGATGATAACATGTTTTATTGCCACAATAAAAACAGTAATTGAACTCATTCATAGGATTTTCTCTAATCCCGAATTCTGGGATTAAAGTGAAACAGTTTGAGTGTATAATCTTGAACAGTGTTTTTATGCTGAAATTTCAACATAAAACAATTCAAATTTGTTGAGAAGTCTTGAGCCATGACCTCTGATGCTGTGATCCCCATCAAACCTGAAGAGAAGGATTATGGGTAGGGTTGGAGCTTCCCGGCGGCAGTCAGATGCTGCTGGTTGATGGTGTGAACAGTGAAGCTGCTGTGGCGGCTGCCCCAATCAGAGAGGCTGGTGGAGACAAGATCTTGTTTACAGAGAAgctaaagctttaaaaaaaaaagaggctaaaAAAATGCTTAAGGGTGTCCAGTCACCTCAGCTTTAAATTAGCCGAAGGATAAACAGATTGTTCAATATCACCATTACATTTCTTAATGTTACTGATCTTATCTCCTCTCGGGAGAGCTCATATCTCTACCTTCCAGATGCATTCTGGGTAGGAATGCTCCATGCCAGGTCGTCATCGCTGTCGTACCGCCGAGGATTGTCAAAGAAATATCCTCTAGAGGACAGGACATGGTTTGGTATTCCAGTAGCACTCTGTCAATAATTAAACAATCACAGGTTAGTTTTACACTGAAGTGAACATTTTTACTGTACTActgaatctttattttattcctgTAGTTTCTGCTAATGAGTTTATATGTGCCCATTGATCAATAAGACTACAAACCTACAACCTGAAAGATCAGCTTTTTCAATCTGATGACTGCTGTTCTGAAGAATGTAGGCATGTTTTAGTCACATGACAGTCTCATGTGACCATGGAGCACTGACCCTTTCCTGTGGAGGTCGTCGGACACGGAAGAAAAAGACCACCAGTGAGGTGGGTAGCAGCTCCCAGATGAACAAGATGACCCCAAACACCACATAACCGCCATCTCCCAGCGAGGACCTCAAGTCTGCCTGGAGAGGTTAAGGTCAAAGTCAGAAAGCCCAAAATGAAGACTGATGAAGGAGAAGACGGACAGCTATATCTCACCTGGTCAGACACGTTGTACCAGTCGTAGTCAAAGGAGTTCATGTTCTCTATATCAAAGAGGGTCAGCACTATCAGGTTATAACTGGCTCGTGACGCGTACAGCATCACCACAGTAATGCCAATTAGAGTCACCCGGCACGCCGAGGTACCCTACGCAAACACACCCATTCTTAATCTGTTTTTCTCACCTAGGGTCTGTTATTTCTATGCCCCACCCACAGTACCTTAGACTCCAGGTAGATGTTGGCCAGCGACATCTTAGTGACTTTGTAGAGGCAGATGGACAGTGAGACAGCACAGAGGACGAAGAGGCTGTCATTGATGGTGACCCTCACCAGAACGATGGTCTTCACATCAGTGGCAGCCGTCTTAACCAACAGGGCGCAGACAAGATTTACTatcaggaagaggaggctgatgCCAAAGAAGAGCAGATACAGAGAAAGTCTGGAAGACGAGCAGGAGTTCTGGATCAGCACTGGTCCCAACAGCAGCTTATCTCAGATCCCACTGTGGTGACATTACCTATACTGTAGGAGCACTGGTGACAGCTTGGACTTGGCTTTAAAGTAAACCTGCAGGGGACACAAAGCACAATCACACTATAGAACACAAATAGCatgacccatccatccatccatccatccatccattctctaccgcttatccgggtcgggtcgcgggggcagcagcctaaggagagaagcccagacttccctctccccagctacctcctccagctcatccggagggatccccaggcgttcccaggccagccgagagacatagtctctccaacgtgtcctgggtctccccgggggtctcctaccggagggacatgccctgactagatgcccaagccaccccatctggctcctctcaacgcggaggagcagcgactctaccccgagctcctcccggatggcagagcttctcaccctatctctaagggagagcccagccaccctacggaggaagctcatttcggccgcttgtacccgtgatcttgttctttcggtcattacccaaagctcatgaccataggtgagggtaggaacgaagatcgaccggtaaatcgagagcttcgcctttcggctcagctctctcttcaccacaacggaccggtgcagagtccgcattactg is a window from the Takifugu rubripes chromosome 17, fTakRub1.2, whole genome shotgun sequence genome containing:
- the ero1b gene encoding ERO1-like protein beta isoform X2; this translates as MGWRFQLKRSRMLWDLGLLLPALVFGGLLHPELTGELDDCFCDVESIDVFNNFKVFPRIKKLTEKDYFRYYRVNLKRPCPFWPDDGHCSIKDCHVEPCPESKIPVGIKSGNYNKYSQVANLMADMTECEQANELGAINSTLSNQSKEAFADWARHDDAQDHFCELDDETSPDAEYVDLLLNPERYTGYKGPPAWRVWNSIYEENCFKPRSVYRPLNPLAPSRGDDNGEGFYKWLEGLCLEKRVFYRLISGLHSSINIHLCGDHLLDEGWGRSVWGPDLQEFRRRFDMGETKGEGTRRLKNLYFLFLIELRALYKVVPYFERAIVGLYTGNSREDRATKELLLELLSEIKAFPMHFDEKSMFAGHKMEAKTLKEEFRLHFKNISRIMDCVGCSKCRLWGKLQIQGLGTALKILFSEKEIQKLPEHSPSKGFQLTRQEIVALINAFGRLSTSIHQLHNFRLLLEEKR
- the gpr137bb gene encoding integral membrane protein GPR137B; amino-acid sequence: MEEKATLEQHRAGNSSHLPPLPTMAPAVPPSVKLGLTVAYTIFYSLLFTFVYTQLWLVLRYRHKRFSYQTAFLFLCLLWAALRALLFSFYFKDCGAANALPPFAFWLLFCFPVCLQFFTLGLMNLYCAQVYFKAKSKLSPVLLQYRLSLYLLFFGISLLFLIVNLVCALLVKTAATDVKTIVLVRVTINDSLFVLCAVSLSICLYKVTKMSLANIYLESKGTSACRVTLIGITVVMLYASRASYNLIVLTLFDIENMNSFDYDWYNVSDQADLRSSLGDGGYVVFGVILFIWELLPTSLVVFFFRVRRPPQERSATGIPNHVLSSRGYFFDNPRRYDSDDDLAWSIPTQNASGSLSDWGSRHSSFTVHTINQQHLTAAGKLQPYP
- the ero1b gene encoding ERO1-like protein beta isoform X1: MFSCLSTVQRVMWKITVPAFCGVLVICIFGNFSLGWFQHSVKPQTQLKQHANRAPGSHDQNCFCHLTGELDDCFCDVESIDVFNNFKVFPRIKKLTEKDYFRYYRVNLKRPCPFWPDDGHCSIKDCHVEPCPESKIPVGIKSGNYNKYSQVANLMADMTECEQANELGAINSTLSNQSKEAFADWARHDDAQDHFCELDDETSPDAEYVDLLLNPERYTGYKGPPAWRVWNSIYEENCFKPRSVYRPLNPLAPSRGDDNGEGFYKWLEGLCLEKRVFYRLISGLHSSINIHLCGDHLLDEGWGRSVWGPDLQEFRRRFDMGETKGEGTRRLKNLYFLFLIELRALYKVVPYFERAIVGLYTGNSREDRATKELLLELLSEIKAFPMHFDEKSMFAGHKMEAKTLKEEFRLHFKNISRIMDCVGCSKCRLWGKLQIQGLGTALKILFSEKEIQKLPEHSPSKGFQLTRQEIVALINAFGRLSTSIHQLHNFRLLLEEKR